The Anaeromicrobium sediminis genome includes a region encoding these proteins:
- the splB gene encoding spore photoproduct lyase codes for MKLFIPDIAYIDPRILKYEVGKNAVEYLENLNVPIIKSRKVIIEGKSPAHNYAKAKKAIYITVNSQKKLRPCKPSADYQFSLSSSCPGHCEYCYLQTTQGEKPFMKVFVNIDDILNVLQNHIDNNWPNITTFESGSITDPVALEHLTGNLKKCIEFFAKSEKGRLRVITKYNNVDSFLDIKHNNHTKFRFSINTKHVISKFEHATSSFDERLEAAKKIANAGYPIGFIIAPIMIYDNWKKDYRELLDKLKSQLNNYNDKITFELIQHRFTATAKELILTRFPNTELDLDEEKRILKWGPYGKFKHVYPKEQSTEMKELITDLINNNFKNAKIEYFT; via the coding sequence ATGAAATTGTTTATACCAGATATCGCCTATATAGATCCTAGAATTCTGAAATATGAGGTAGGAAAAAATGCTGTAGAATACTTAGAAAATTTAAATGTCCCCATTATTAAGTCCAGAAAAGTTATCATTGAGGGCAAATCACCTGCCCATAATTATGCTAAAGCTAAAAAGGCTATCTATATTACAGTAAATTCGCAAAAAAAATTAAGACCTTGCAAACCTTCTGCTGACTACCAGTTTTCTTTATCTAGTTCTTGTCCAGGCCATTGTGAGTATTGTTATTTACAAACAACTCAGGGTGAAAAACCTTTTATGAAGGTATTTGTGAATATTGATGATATACTTAATGTTCTACAAAATCATATAGATAACAATTGGCCAAATATAACTACTTTTGAATCAGGTAGTATTACTGATCCTGTAGCACTTGAGCACTTAACTGGAAATCTGAAAAAGTGTATTGAATTTTTTGCTAAAAGTGAAAAGGGAAGACTTAGAGTTATAACAAAATATAATAATGTAGACTCTTTCTTAGACATAAAACATAATAACCATACTAAATTTAGATTTAGTATAAATACAAAACATGTAATAAGTAAATTTGAACATGCCACATCTAGCTTTGATGAAAGATTAGAAGCGGCAAAAAAAATTGCAAATGCAGGTTATCCTATAGGTTTTATAATTGCACCTATAATGATTTATGATAACTGGAAGAAGGATTATAGAGAATTACTTGATAAACTAAAGTCTCAGTTAAATAATTATAATGATAAGATCACCTTTGAACTTATTCAACATAGGTTTACTGCTACAGCTAAGGAATTAATACTTACTAGATTCCCTAATACAGAACTTGATTTAGACGAAGAAAAGAGAATATTAAAATGGGGACCATACGGCAAATTTAAACATGTGTATCCAAAAGAACAAAGTACTGAAATGAAAGAGCTTATTACGGACCTTATAAACAATAACTTTAAAAACGCAAAAATTGAATATTTTACTTAA